GGCAACGAGTTTCTCCTCCGCTGCCCGGATGTTTTTCGAAGCGCTGTACCGGGTCCGAGAGGTGGCATCCGGTCAGAAAGGGAAGGTCCTGTGCCTGTACGAGCGATTGGTCGAGGGAATAAGAAAGGTCGAGCCGCTTTCCGATCGGTATCTGGTGGACGGGGCCATCAATGTCGTCGAGAAGCTGAGCCGGATGGCGCAGAAGGTCGAGGGGGGCGATTACCGCGTCTACATCTCCTACGTTGTCGTCGCGCTCGTCTTCTTCCTGATACTGACCGTCGCGATCGGATAGGCGGGAAAAGCCATGAACGAGATACTGTTAGCAATTCTGCAACCTGTGGTCCTCTTGTTTGCCGCTCCGCTTTTCTCGGGAGTGAGCAGGGTTCTCCGCGCAAAAATGCATACGAGGAAAGGTCCGAGCGTCTTTCAGGACTACTACGACATCGTGAAGCTGTTCAAGCGCGAGGATGTGCGTACGTGCGATTCGGGCGCGCCGTTTCGAATCATGCCGGTACTCTACCTGGCGACCGTTTTGCTTCTAGCCATGGGAATGCCGATGATCACGCGGTTCTGCCCGATACCGGCACTCGGCGATTTCATCGTGATCGTGTACCTGCTCGCCCTGCCGCGGCTCTTCTTCGCCCTGTCGTCGATCGATAGCTCGGGATCGTATCCCAGCGTCGGCGGCATCAGAGAGCTGCTTGCAAGCGCTTTGATCGAGCCGTCGATGATCATCGCGCTGTTCGCCGTCGCGATTGCGACGGGATGTTCGAACGTCGGCGATATGGGAAACGCCCTTTCAACCCTGTCGTTCACTTCGCCCATCGCGATGGTGGTCGCGGCGTTCGCGTTTTGCATAGCGTGCTATATGGAGCTGGGAAAACTTCCCTACGACGTGGCTGAGGCGGAGCAGGAGCTTCAAGAGGGTCCTCTCGCGGAATACTCGGGGCCCTCTCTGGCTCTGCTCAAACTTGGAATGTCGCTTAAGCAGATCATCGTGATCAGCATGCTGCTTGCCATCTTCTTCCCGTTTGGGAGCGCTGTCGACATGGCACCTGCTTCGCTTGCGGTAGGGGCGCTCGTGTTCTTTGCGAAGATGTCGGTCGTATTCACCGTATGCGCGCTGATCGAGAACACGGTCGTGCGCGTGCGGTTCAGGTTGCTTTCTCAGCATACGTGGATGGTGGTGGGCTGCTCTGTCCTGTCGCTCGCGTTCCTCGTTATGGGCATATAGGTGGAAGGAGTGATGGGGATGCTTTCAGGGATCGGGATTGCGGTCTTTCCTCTCTTGGCTGTACTGGTGCCCTTCGCGGGGACGGTGGTGATCCTCGCCTCGCCGCGCAAGGCGGCGCGATGGATATGCGCCGTTGCCGCGGGGTTGTCGCTTCTTGCATGCTTGGGCGCTGCGGGGCTTTTCGCGTACGGGGGCATGCAGGCGCACGCGGTGTCGTGCTTGTCGTTCGGTTCGGTTGCCGTGTTCGGATTCACGGTCGACGCCATGAGCACGCTGCTCGCCGCTGCGTTCGTGGGAATCGGTTTTCTGGTGACCGTGTACTCGTTCGCTTATCTGAATAAGGGAAACCGCGAACATCCCGACGAGCATCGAAAGCGGTTCTATGCGGTGTTCATCGCGTTCATCGGTGCGATGGCGGGCCTTGTGTTCAGCTCGACGATACTCGGACAGCTCGTGTTCTTCGAGATCACCGGTGCGTGCTCGTGGTCGCTTATCGGCTATTACAACAACGACACCTCGAAGAAATCGGCAATGAAAGCCCTCATCATCACGCATATCGCGTCGCTTGGACTGTACTGCGCCGCCGCCGTTTTGTTCTTGCAGACAGGCTCTTTCGAATTACAGGCGATCGCGCAACTCGAAAGCGGATGGAAGACGTTCGTGCTCATCGCAATCCTCATCGCTGCGTGGGGCAAATCGGCGCAGCTTCCGTTTTACATGTGGCTTCCTTCGGCCATGGAGGCCCCGACGCCCGTGTCGGCGTACCTCCACGGCGCGTCGATGGTGAAGGTGGGCGTGTACCTGTTCGCCCGGGCGCTTCTCTGCGCGGGGCCGGTACCCGTCGAGGTCGGCTGGGTTGTGGTTGCGGGTGCCATTGCGACCATGGTGTTCAGCTTTCTCATGTACCTTCCGCAGAAAGACATCAAGCGCCTCTTGGCGTACTCGACCATCGCGCAGCTTTCGTACATGTTTCTCGGGTTCGGATTCGCCATCTTCGGATCGCAGCTCGCCATGCAGGGCGGTATCGCCCACATTTTCAACCACGCGTTCGCGAAGACCCTGTTCTTCCTCGTTGCCGGCGCCCTCAGCTACACGATGGGCACGCGGCTTCTCACGAAGTTCAGGGGGCTCTCGTCGAAGATGCCGTTTTTGGCAATCGCCTTCGCCGTCGCTGCTCTGGCGATCGGCGGACTTCCTCCCTTCGGCCCCTTCTTCAGCAAGTTCATGATTCTGGCAGGCGGTTTCGAAGTCTCGTCGCAAAGCGTCCTGCTCCTGGTAATCGTGATCGTGGCCATCGTCGAATCGCTCTGCTCGTTCGCGTGGTTTCTGAAATGGATGGGCTCGGTTGTTTCGGGAGCGCCGTCGGAAACGGTCGAGGACGCCCATCCGCTTCCGAAGCCCATGGCTTGGGTGTTCGCGGCGCTTATGGTTATGACGGTCTGCTCTGGCTTCATTGCAGTAGCTTGGTTGGGTTAGGTGATGGTCATGTCTGCTTATGCTTGGGTCAACGCGCTCGGAGGCCTGCTCATCGTCACGTCGACGATGGTGGTTCTCGCCCGATCGGTGAAAAGGTCGGCGATCCTCTATGCGGTGCAATCGTTCGTCCTCGTGCTGCTCCTCGTTTCGCTTGCGTTTGCAACCGATTCGGAGGTTCTGTTCATGTGGTCTGCATCGGCTTTCATAACCAAGGTCGTGCTCGTGCCGGGCATGCTGCTGTTCTTGCAAAGAAAGCTCGGTGCCGATTCGCAGGACCTTGGCGAGCGCCTTTCTCCGTTCAAGAGCATTACGCTTATAGCTTTAGAGGTGCTCATCTGCTTCGCTGCCGTACAGGGCGTTGATCTGTACACCGCCGCTGAAGTGAAGCCTGCGCTCGCCATCTCGCTCGCGCACTTCTTCATCGGACTGACCTGTATCGTCTCGCAACGCAACATCGTGAAGCAGATATTCGGGTATTGCCTGATGGAAAACGGCTCGCACGTAACGCTTGCGCTTCTTGCGCCGCAGGCGCCGGAGCTTGTCGAGATCGGCATCGCCACTGACGCCATCTTCGCCGTCCTGATCATGGTCCTCATGGTTTTGAGGATATACAGGACTGCGAAAACGCTCGATACCCGCGACCTCATGGAACTGAAGGGGTAGAACATGGACATTTCAAGCTTGCTGCTGGTTACCATGATAACGCCGCTTGTCGCCTGTCTGCTGATAGCGGCGCTTCCCCTCAAGATGCCTCGGGCGGTGTTCGAAACGGTGCACGTCGTGTCGATCGGCCTGACGTTTTTAGCGAGTCTTTTCATCGTCGCTCACGTGTTCGGCGGCGGCGGTTCGGTGGAGGCCATCGACATATGGTTCCAGGTCGACGCCCTCAGCGCCATCTTCCTCGGACTTGTGAGCACCGTTGTTCTGTTGACGGGCATCTGCTCGGTTGCCTATATTCGCTTCGATAGCAGAGAGGGGCGCCTCGATGCTTCCCAGGTGAAGCGCTTCTACGCCTTCTTCAGCTTGTTCGTATTCACGATGTTGCTCGTGGTTACGTCGAACAACGTAATCATGATGTGGGTTGCCATCGAGGCGACGACGCTCTCGACGGTGTTTCTCGTCGGCTCGTACAACACGAAGATCTCGCTCGAAGCGGCGTGGAAGTACCTTATCGTCTGCACGGCCGGCGTTGCGTTCGGCCTGTACGGGACGCTGCTTGTGTACGCGAACGCAGCCGATATCATGGCCGACCCGCACCAGGCGGTGTTTTGGACGTCCCTCGTGCCCTATGCTGCTCAGTTCGATTCGGCGCTCATCAGGATAGCGTTTGTGTTTGCCGCTATCGGGTTCGGCACCAAGGCCGGTTTGTTTCCCATGCACACTTGGATGCCCGATGCGTATTCCCAGGCGCCGAGTCCTCTGTCGGGCTTAATGTCGGGCGCGCTTGCCAAATGCGCGATGCTTGTGCTTATCAGGTTCTACGTCTTGGCCGTTCAGGCGGTCGGCCCTGAATTCCCTCAGACGGTCATGCTTATCTTGGGCGCGGCATCGATCGTGTTCGGTGCGTTCGCGCTGTTTTCGCAATCCGATCTCAAGCGCAAGCTCGCATACAGTTCGTGCGAGAACATCGGCATCGTGGCGCTGTGTCTTGGGTTCGGAGGTCCGCTCGGCATCGCCGCCGCGCTGCTTCACTGCATATTCCACGGCCTCGCAAAAGCGCTCATGTTCTGCCTGTCCGGCAACGTGGTTATGAAGTTCAAGACGAGCAACCTCGAGAAAATCATCGGCGTCGTGCAGATCGCCCCTTTGACGGCGGTTTTGCTGGGGGCGGGCTTGTTCGCCCTTTCGGGGTTTCCTCCGTTCGCGTTGTTTATAAGCGAAGTTCTCATGGTTATGTCAGGGGTCTTCGCCGGGTACCTCTGGCTCGTCATTCCCCTCTGCTTGGCGCTCACCGTCGTGATAGCGGCTTTCAGCCTTGTGTTCCTGCGCTCGGTATTGGGTAAAGCTCCCGATACCGCTGAAAAGGGGAGCGTCGGTGCAACCATGATCGTCCCCGAGATGGTGCTCATGGTCTTGCTGCTGTGGTTCGGTATCGCCTTGCCGGCT
Above is a genomic segment from Raoultibacter phocaeensis containing:
- a CDS encoding respiratory chain complex I subunit 1 family protein — encoded protein: MNEILLAILQPVVLLFAAPLFSGVSRVLRAKMHTRKGPSVFQDYYDIVKLFKREDVRTCDSGAPFRIMPVLYLATVLLLAMGMPMITRFCPIPALGDFIVIVYLLALPRLFFALSSIDSSGSYPSVGGIRELLASALIEPSMIIALFAVAIATGCSNVGDMGNALSTLSFTSPIAMVVAAFAFCIACYMELGKLPYDVAEAEQELQEGPLAEYSGPSLALLKLGMSLKQIIVISMLLAIFFPFGSAVDMAPASLAVGALVFFAKMSVVFTVCALIENTVVRVRFRLLSQHTWMVVGCSVLSLAFLVMGI
- a CDS encoding hydrogenase 4 subunit D, whose translation is MLSGIGIAVFPLLAVLVPFAGTVVILASPRKAARWICAVAAGLSLLACLGAAGLFAYGGMQAHAVSCLSFGSVAVFGFTVDAMSTLLAAAFVGIGFLVTVYSFAYLNKGNREHPDEHRKRFYAVFIAFIGAMAGLVFSSTILGQLVFFEITGACSWSLIGYYNNDTSKKSAMKALIITHIASLGLYCAAAVLFLQTGSFELQAIAQLESGWKTFVLIAILIAAWGKSAQLPFYMWLPSAMEAPTPVSAYLHGASMVKVGVYLFARALLCAGPVPVEVGWVVVAGAIATMVFSFLMYLPQKDIKRLLAYSTIAQLSYMFLGFGFAIFGSQLAMQGGIAHIFNHAFAKTLFFLVAGALSYTMGTRLLTKFRGLSSKMPFLAIAFAVAALAIGGLPPFGPFFSKFMILAGGFEVSSQSVLLLVIVIVAIVESLCSFAWFLKWMGSVVSGAPSETVEDAHPLPKPMAWVFAALMVMTVCSGFIAVAWLG
- the hyfE gene encoding hydrogenase 4 membrane subunit, with protein sequence MSAYAWVNALGGLLIVTSTMVVLARSVKRSAILYAVQSFVLVLLLVSLAFATDSEVLFMWSASAFITKVVLVPGMLLFLQRKLGADSQDLGERLSPFKSITLIALEVLICFAAVQGVDLYTAAEVKPALAISLAHFFIGLTCIVSQRNIVKQIFGYCLMENGSHVTLALLAPQAPELVEIGIATDAIFAVLIMVLMVLRIYRTAKTLDTRDLMELKG
- a CDS encoding hydrogenase 4 subunit F, whose amino-acid sequence is MDISSLLLVTMITPLVACLLIAALPLKMPRAVFETVHVVSIGLTFLASLFIVAHVFGGGGSVEAIDIWFQVDALSAIFLGLVSTVVLLTGICSVAYIRFDSREGRLDASQVKRFYAFFSLFVFTMLLVVTSNNVIMMWVAIEATTLSTVFLVGSYNTKISLEAAWKYLIVCTAGVAFGLYGTLLVYANAADIMADPHQAVFWTSLVPYAAQFDSALIRIAFVFAAIGFGTKAGLFPMHTWMPDAYSQAPSPLSGLMSGALAKCAMLVLIRFYVLAVQAVGPEFPQTVMLILGAASIVFGAFALFSQSDLKRKLAYSSCENIGIVALCLGFGGPLGIAAALLHCIFHGLAKALMFCLSGNVVMKFKTSNLEKIIGVVQIAPLTAVLLGAGLFALSGFPPFALFISEVLMVMSGVFAGYLWLVIPLCLALTVVIAAFSLVFLRSVLGKAPDTAEKGSVGATMIVPEMVLMVLLLWFGIALPAPVISGVGSATAIVMQEDASNLYEMPLFGDVLHAADATTQPNE